Genomic window (Marinitoga sp. 1197):
TATCTTGGAACACCTTCATTTTATAATATACTTGGGGATTTGTTACTAAAAGAATCAAAAAGTACAAAAATGCTTATTGTACGTTCAGAAAAGGATAAATGGATTATTCTTGATTCAAAAGGATATAATCCAGAACAATTATCTTATGATACTTTTGAAGAATTACTTCTAAAACTTGAAGAAGTTAATATATTAAGATTTCCATTTAATACATATCTTCTTTTTGATGGAAAATTTAAAGATAAAAATATGATACGAATGATAAGTATGCTATTTGATAAAGAAGAAGAATTATATGAAAAATATAGACTCGAAATGGTTGTTGACAGACTCTCATATCAATTATCCGGTATAGAAAGCATTGTAAAAATGCTATCAAAAAAAATGGACGAAAAAATTTTTATGGATACATTATTAAGCAGTATTTCTGAAATATTTTTTTCCACAGCCGGTTTATACTCTACTGATAGAAAATTACTAAAAAAATTCGGAAAATTAAGCCTTCCAGATGAATTAGAACTTTTCGAAAATATGGAAAAGGATTTAAATGATGGAAAGGCTTTTAATATATTTAATTTTACAGATGAACAAAAAGCATATTACGAAGTATTTAATATAAAATATATTATGCCATATTTAAAAAATGGCACTTTAGATTATATTTTGGTTATATCAAGAGATACTAAATTAGAAAAAGAAGAGGCAGATGTTTTTGAAACTGTACAAAAAATTACAAGGTTTTTCTTTGAAGAAAATACAATAGAACAAGAATAAATTTATATAATATTTGTTGTATATTAAAGTCTCCAATTAAAAAAAGTGCCAGCTGGCACTTTTTTTAATTGTTATGATCTTGGTTGAACAACAAATTTAATAGCTGTTCTTTCTTCACTATCGATTTTAACATCTACAAATGCTGGAATACATACTAAATCAATACCACTTGGCGCAACATACCCCCTTGCAATTGCCACAGCTTTAACTGCTTGGTTAACTGCTCCTGCACCAATAGCCTGAATTTCAGCTTTCCCCTTTTCCCTTATAATTGCGGCTAATGCCCCTGCTATAGCTATAGGTTTTGAGTTCGCAGCAACTTTTAATACTTCTACTTCTGCCATAAATCTTACCTCCCTTTTTTTACTACTATTTCTACGTGTATTAGTGGAATTGGCGCACCTGGAGGGATTTGAACCCCCAACCTGCGGATCCGAAGTCCGACGCTCTATCCAATTGAGCTACAGGTGCGTCTCAACATATATTATACTTTAAATTTTTATTTTAATCAAGCCCCTAAGAAAAATTTTTATATTTTATTCAAAATATGAATGATTTTTTTAAATAAATTTGGTATAATAGCTATGGGTGATAATATGATAAAAATTCTATTGATTTCCGATATACATATTCCAACAAGAAATAGATACGAAAATTTAGAAAAAATTAATTTTTCTGAATATGATTATGTAATAGCGACAGGCGATTTTGTAGAAGAAGATGTTTTGTTTTATTTCCAAGCACAAAAGCCTATATTTTACGGAGTTTTTGGTAATGTTGATTATTATGATATAAAATATGCTTTACCAGAAAAAAGGGTTATAAGATTAGGAAATTATAATATAGGTATGATTCATGGTCATCAAGCTGGTTGGGGCGATCCTGAAAAATTAATAAAAAGATTTCAAAAAATTGATATTCTTATTTATGGGCATTCTCATAGAAAAAGCGATATAATTATCAATGGAATAAGATGTATAAATCCAGGTGCTTTTTGTGAAATGAGTTATGCAAACTTATATATAAGGAGTGATGATATATCATTAAAATGGATGCAAGTTTAAATTTGAAAATAGAACAGATTAAAGCTGAAATAAAAGAAATTGTAAAAGACAATACTTTATATGTAGCTTTTTCTGGAGGAATGGACAGTACCATAGCAGCTTTTTTAGCAAAAGAAGCACTTGGTTCAGAAAAAGTTAAATTAGTAAATGTTTTGTTTGGTCCATTTGCATATTCAAAAAGTATTGAATCTGTGTTAAAAACCGCTAAAGAATTAGGATTAGAAATAGAATTTTCAGACAAACATCAGGCCCAATACAAAATAATGAAAAAAGGACCAAATTGTAATCAATGTACAAA
Coding sequences:
- a CDS encoding metallophosphoesterase family protein, with product MIFLNKFGIIAMGDNMIKILLISDIHIPTRNRYENLEKINFSEYDYVIATGDFVEEDVLFYFQAQKPIFYGVFGNVDYYDIKYALPEKRVIRLGNYNIGMIHGHQAGWGDPEKLIKRFQKIDILIYGHSHRKSDIIINGIRCINPGAFCEMSYANLYIRSDDISLKWMQV
- a CDS encoding stage V sporulation protein S, which translates into the protein MAEVEVLKVAANSKPIAIAGALAAIIREKGKAEIQAIGAGAVNQAVKAVAIARGYVAPSGIDLVCIPAFVDVKIDSEERTAIKFVVQPRS